A section of the bacterium genome encodes:
- a CDS encoding BrnT family toxin has protein sequence MDEIKFAWDKEKAKANVLKHHVSFEEATSVFADENARLKHDPEHSDEEDRFIILGFSSTLRILVVCHVCRQGDQVIRIISARKATRNERKQYGREYEKGI, from the coding sequence ATGGATGAGATTAAATTCGCCTGGGATAAGGAGAAGGCAAAGGCCAATGTTCTCAAACACCATGTCTCATTTGAAGAGGCAACATCGGTGTTTGCTGATGAAAATGCCCGACTGAAGCATGATCCTGAACATTCGGATGAAGAAGACCGGTTCATCATCCTTGGATTCAGCTCAACGCTTCGCATTTTGGTCGTGTGTCATGTGTGTCGGCAGGGCGATCAGGTGATTAGGATAATTTCGGCTCGCAAAGCGACCCGTAATGAACGCAAACAATATGGGAGGGAATATGAAAAAGGAATATGA
- a CDS encoding integron integrase: protein MQAFDLEPFARYIKERNLANERNIPFYVQWVQRFLTANLPDIATSARDRIQAFENLLSKNQSIQDWQIRQALKAVELYVKVFVPSANKEPINTDDQEKAISEADRIYDQMRELIRVRHYSYRTEQTYLDWVRRYMGYALNRDLDWQKADAARAFLSSLATQQNVAASTQNQAFSALLFLLREVLKQENLDMKSVRAKEGSRLPLVLSIDEVREVIKTAHPDDRLLLQLAYGAGLRVSELTRLRVKDFDFANHLIIVRAAKGNKDRGTLLPRKLDEPLHEQIKEVKRIHDQDLAAGHGAVYLPFALDRKYPMAPKEFGWQYLFPAGDLAVDPRSGVVRRHHISDQVPQRIMRDAVRKAGIDKPASIHCLRHSFATHMLLKGVNIREVQKYLGHESVETTMIYTHVIRGMDSTAESPLDEL, encoded by the coding sequence ATGCAAGCATTTGATCTCGAACCGTTTGCAAGATATATTAAAGAACGTAATTTAGCAAACGAACGCAACATCCCATTCTATGTGCAATGGGTTCAGAGGTTTCTCACGGCGAACTTGCCCGACATTGCTACCTCCGCTCGAGACCGGATTCAGGCGTTCGAAAATCTTTTATCAAAAAACCAGTCCATTCAAGATTGGCAAATCCGGCAGGCGCTCAAGGCCGTCGAGCTGTATGTGAAGGTGTTTGTGCCCTCGGCCAATAAGGAACCAATTAATACGGATGATCAAGAAAAGGCGATTTCCGAAGCTGATCGCATCTATGATCAGATGCGGGAGTTAATTCGAGTCCGCCACTATTCCTACCGAACTGAGCAAACTTACCTCGACTGGGTTCGCCGGTATATGGGTTATGCCTTGAATCGTGATTTGGATTGGCAAAAAGCTGATGCCGCCCGTGCTTTTCTCTCATCCCTGGCCACCCAACAGAACGTGGCGGCATCTACCCAGAACCAGGCTTTCTCGGCATTATTGTTTCTTCTCCGTGAAGTTTTGAAACAGGAAAACCTGGACATGAAGAGTGTCCGGGCAAAGGAAGGATCCCGGCTCCCGCTAGTATTGAGCATCGATGAAGTGCGGGAAGTCATCAAGACGGCTCATCCAGATGATCGCCTTTTACTGCAACTCGCTTATGGCGCCGGATTAAGGGTATCAGAGCTGACCCGCTTAAGGGTCAAGGATTTTGATTTCGCCAACCATTTAATCATTGTCAGGGCCGCCAAAGGGAACAAGGATCGAGGTACCTTGCTGCCCCGCAAACTGGATGAACCCCTTCATGAACAGATCAAGGAGGTGAAGCGGATACACGATCAGGACCTGGCGGCAGGACACGGCGCCGTGTACCTCCCTTTTGCCCTGGACCGGAAATATCCAATGGCCCCGAAAGAATTCGGTTGGCAGTATCTGTTTCCCGCAGGCGATCTTGCGGTCGACCCACGGAGCGGAGTGGTCCGACGCCATCATATCAGTGACCAGGTGCCACAACGGATCATGAGGGATGCCGTCAGGAAGGCCGGAATCGATAAGCCCGCCTCCATTCACTGCCTGCGCCATTCCTTTGCCACCCATATGCTTCTTAAAGGAGTCAATATCCGGGAGGTCCAGAAATACCTAGGCCATGAAAGTGTGGAAACCACCATGATCTACACCCACGTCATCCGGGGCATGGATTCGACGGCGGAGAGCCCGTTGGATGAATTGTAA
- a CDS encoding MBL fold metallo-hydrolase, which yields MFAKLTFLGAAENVTGSRYLLDINGKRLLIDCGMYQERALADRNWGPFPVPPSSIDTVLLTHAHIDHCGLLPRLVRDGFKGSIFATGPTAEIAKTVLMDSAKIQAEDVAFKKKRHAKEQRPNPRPLEPLYTLADVEQCCSHFSPVRYRQVVPIAEGIDATFTDAGHILGSASIQIKANGRSIVFSGDIGRWNRPILEDPDFCPAADYVVMESTYGDRLHENTELIGERLCQILKDTVQRGGNLIIPTFAIERAQEVLYYLSALLKAKCIPNIIAFLDSPMAVTVSKIFEKNMDILDTDMNRLVRDKESPFHFPGLEMVQTVDASKAINSIKGTVVVMAGAGMCTGGRIKHHLANNLSRSESTILFVGYQANGTLGRLLLNGVSPVRLFGQPHIVKAKLEQISGFSAHGDRNELLQWLSRVGAPVPRNIFVTHGEPETAHHFAETLRQEKRLSASVPKYGDVAELE from the coding sequence ATGTTTGCAAAACTCACATTTCTCGGAGCGGCGGAAAATGTCACCGGCTCGCGCTATCTGCTGGACATCAACGGAAAGCGGCTGCTCATTGATTGCGGCATGTACCAGGAACGCGCACTGGCTGATCGCAACTGGGGCCCCTTCCCGGTCCCTCCGTCCAGCATTGACACGGTGCTCCTGACCCACGCCCATATTGACCACTGCGGACTTCTTCCCCGATTGGTCCGTGATGGGTTCAAGGGGTCCATTTTCGCGACCGGCCCGACGGCGGAGATCGCTAAAACCGTTCTGATGGATTCCGCGAAAATACAGGCTGAAGATGTGGCCTTCAAAAAGAAGCGCCATGCCAAGGAGCAGCGCCCGAACCCACGGCCCCTGGAGCCGTTGTATACCCTCGCCGATGTGGAGCAGTGTTGCTCGCATTTCTCGCCCGTCCGCTACCGGCAAGTGGTCCCCATTGCGGAGGGGATTGACGCCACCTTCACGGATGCCGGCCATATCCTGGGCTCCGCCTCCATCCAGATCAAAGCCAACGGCCGGTCGATTGTGTTCTCCGGCGATATCGGACGCTGGAACCGGCCCATCCTGGAGGACCCGGATTTCTGTCCCGCCGCCGATTATGTCGTGATGGAATCGACCTACGGTGACCGGCTCCACGAGAACACCGAACTGATCGGCGAGCGACTCTGCCAGATCCTGAAGGATACCGTCCAGCGGGGCGGGAACCTGATCATTCCCACCTTTGCCATCGAACGGGCGCAGGAAGTGCTCTATTACTTGAGCGCATTGCTCAAAGCCAAATGCATTCCCAACATCATCGCGTTTCTGGACAGCCCCATGGCCGTGACGGTGTCTAAAATCTTCGAGAAGAATATGGATATCCTGGACACCGATATGAACCGGCTGGTCCGTGACAAGGAATCCCCCTTTCACTTCCCCGGCCTGGAAATGGTGCAAACGGTTGACGCCTCCAAAGCGATCAACTCCATCAAGGGGACGGTGGTGGTCATGGCCGGCGCCGGAATGTGTACCGGGGGCCGCATCAAGCATCACCTGGCCAACAACCTCAGCCGCTCGGAAAGCACCATTTTATTTGTGGGCTACCAGGCGAACGGCACACTGGGCCGGCTGTTGCTTAACGGCGTCTCGCCCGTCCGGCTTTTTGGTCAGCCACACATCGTGAAGGCCAAACTCGAGCAAATTTCAGGATTTTCCGCACACGGGGATCGCAATGAACTCCTGCAATGGCTGTCCCGGGTAGGCGCTCCAGTACCTCGCAACATTTTCGTCACTCACGGGGAACCTGAAACGGCGCACCATTTTGCGGAAACCCTCCGCCAGGAAAAACGCCTCTCCGCCTCCGTGCCGAAATATGGCGACGTCGCTGAACTGGAGTAA
- a CDS encoding extracellular solute-binding protein produces the protein MRRFAIILFVLIAALPFLFMTGRRSSSQPVAVAGETLTIISPHRREVRLEYSRGFTEWMRTRYQRDVAIQWLDVGGASKIMKELESRFAASPDQPGVDLLFGGGVAPYLTAIQKNWLAKTELDPALLSDIPATCAGSPVLDPGQRWYGVTLSSFGILYNRPLVQRLGLPVPASWNDLARPEYFSWVGSGDPRSSGSVHMCYEIILQSYGFEKGWPIIARICANVRNFGEAGGTVPREVAAGDIAAGMVIDQYAQTVIKSVGNDALALVLPQKETIIGPDPIAMLRGAKQPGLAKLFMEFTLSPAGQRLLYQPVGVNGQQHNLYRMPVLKALYADADAPKPNPYDFPAGLAYDNELATRRWNLLNDLMGVWLIDAHSDLKAAWQQCRTGNPVVADELCRPPLTEKELEALTPVWKDSRRKQDVMHQWSNAAQKRYKMILK, from the coding sequence ATGCGCCGTTTCGCCATTATTCTATTTGTCCTGATTGCCGCCTTGCCCTTCCTGTTCATGACGGGCCGACGCAGTTCCTCCCAACCAGTCGCGGTGGCTGGCGAAACCCTTACGATCATTTCGCCCCATCGCCGGGAGGTCCGGCTGGAATATTCACGCGGGTTTACAGAATGGATGCGCACCCGGTATCAGCGGGACGTGGCGATTCAATGGTTGGATGTGGGGGGCGCCTCGAAGATCATGAAGGAACTCGAATCCCGCTTTGCCGCCTCTCCTGACCAACCCGGGGTGGACCTCCTGTTCGGCGGCGGGGTGGCCCCCTACCTCACTGCCATTCAAAAGAACTGGCTGGCCAAAACGGAATTGGATCCTGCCCTCCTGTCCGACATCCCTGCGACCTGTGCCGGCTCCCCGGTCCTGGACCCCGGCCAACGCTGGTATGGCGTCACCCTGAGCAGTTTCGGGATTCTATATAACCGCCCCCTGGTCCAACGCCTTGGGCTGCCGGTCCCCGCTTCCTGGAATGATCTCGCACGCCCGGAGTACTTTTCATGGGTAGGCTCGGGTGACCCCCGCTCCAGCGGATCGGTTCACATGTGTTATGAAATCATCCTCCAATCCTACGGCTTCGAAAAAGGCTGGCCGATCATCGCCCGGATCTGCGCCAACGTGCGGAACTTCGGCGAGGCCGGTGGAACCGTGCCCCGTGAAGTGGCAGCCGGCGATATTGCGGCCGGCATGGTGATCGACCAATATGCCCAGACGGTGATCAAGTCGGTGGGCAATGATGCGCTCGCCCTGGTCTTACCTCAAAAGGAGACCATCATCGGGCCGGATCCCATTGCCATGCTCCGGGGGGCTAAACAGCCCGGACTGGCCAAACTGTTTATGGAATTCACGCTTTCGCCGGCAGGTCAGCGGCTCCTGTATCAACCGGTCGGGGTGAACGGGCAGCAACACAACCTGTATCGCATGCCGGTGCTCAAGGCCCTTTACGCCGACGCGGATGCGCCTAAACCCAATCCCTATGATTTCCCGGCGGGCCTGGCCTATGACAATGAACTGGCGACCCGCCGCTGGAACCTCCTGAATGATCTGATGGGGGTATGGCTGATTGACGCCCATTCCGACCTGAAGGCCGCCTGGCAGCAGTGCCGGACAGGAAATCCGGTCGTCGCCGATGAACTCTGCCGCCCCCCCTTGACTGAGAAAGAGCTGGAAGCTTTGACTCCGGTCTGGAAAGATTCCCGACGTAAACAGGACGTGATGCACCAATGGTCAAACGCCGCCCAAAAGCGCTACAAAATGATACTCAAATGA